From Pseudomonas sp. FP2335, the proteins below share one genomic window:
- a CDS encoding aromatic acid/H+ symport family MFS transporter, giving the protein MHNQIASFRAALDARPVSRYQWLILLLLALLLVTDGYDAQVLGYVVPALAKDWGLEKAAFGPVFSANLLGLTLGSLLVTPLADRFGVRRILLGCVLIYASLTLLMVFAHSLTSLMAARFICGIGMGGAMPSAMALMSDYSPPRLRTLMVTLAACGFSFGGAAGGFVAAGFIDGFGWQAVFLAGGVTPLLLFPFLVWLLPESLPRLLRDAPPYARLHDVSTHMVPGWQAPLAAAADSPQAQGGQLTVVELFRNGYARPTLLIWATFFVSLILLYFMISWLPSLLLESGLALKQANLVTSMFLFAGTLGAIGMAWFADRLKSKVRLLSGVLAAAALCTILLGLNHDNPRYLVACVFAAGFCIIGGQLTLNAFASNFYPAHVRATGTGWALGVGRFGSILGPLFGSLLLAMHIPVQQIFFFCAIPAVMAALLIIQVRSPGSSGPVSPLHGDILKAPANH; this is encoded by the coding sequence ATGCACAATCAGATTGCCAGCTTTCGCGCGGCACTCGACGCCCGTCCGGTGTCGCGCTATCAGTGGTTGATTCTTCTGTTGCTGGCGCTGTTGCTGGTGACCGATGGCTACGACGCCCAGGTCCTGGGTTACGTGGTGCCAGCGCTGGCCAAGGATTGGGGGCTGGAAAAAGCGGCCTTCGGCCCGGTGTTCAGCGCCAACCTGCTGGGGCTGACGTTGGGCTCGCTGCTGGTCACGCCGCTGGCGGACCGCTTTGGCGTGCGCCGCATCCTGCTCGGCTGCGTGCTGATCTACGCCAGCCTCACGCTGCTGATGGTGTTCGCCCACTCACTGACCAGCTTGATGGCGGCACGCTTTATCTGCGGCATCGGCATGGGCGGCGCCATGCCGAGCGCCATGGCGTTGATGTCGGATTACTCGCCACCGCGCCTGCGCACCTTGATGGTGACGTTGGCTGCGTGCGGCTTTTCGTTCGGCGGTGCGGCGGGTGGTTTTGTGGCCGCCGGGTTTATCGACGGCTTCGGCTGGCAGGCGGTGTTTCTTGCCGGTGGCGTGACGCCGTTGCTGCTGTTCCCGTTCCTCGTGTGGTTGCTGCCGGAGTCGCTGCCGCGCTTGCTGCGGGATGCGCCGCCGTATGCGCGTTTGCACGACGTCAGCACGCACATGGTGCCCGGCTGGCAAGCGCCGCTGGCGGCTGCGGCAGACAGCCCGCAGGCGCAGGGCGGCCAATTGACGGTAGTGGAGCTGTTCCGCAACGGCTATGCGCGCCCGACGCTGCTGATCTGGGCAACGTTTTTTGTCAGCCTGATCCTGTTGTATTTCATGATCAGTTGGTTGCCGTCGCTGCTGCTGGAAAGTGGGCTGGCCCTCAAGCAAGCCAACCTGGTGACCTCGATGTTCCTGTTTGCCGGCACCCTTGGCGCCATCGGCATGGCCTGGTTCGCCGACCGCCTGAAAAGCAAAGTGCGCCTGTTGTCCGGGGTATTGGCGGCGGCCGCGCTGTGCACGATCCTGCTGGGCTTGAATCACGACAATCCGCGCTACCTGGTGGCGTGCGTGTTTGCCGCCGGGTTCTGCATTATCGGCGGGCAACTGACGCTTAACGCTTTCGCCAGCAACTTCTACCCGGCCCACGTGCGCGCCACTGGCACGGGGTGGGCGTTGGGTGTGGGTCGGTTTGGCTCGATCCTGGGGCCGCTGTTCGGCAGCCTGTTGTTGGCGATGCATATCCCGGTGCAGCAGATTTTCTTCTTCTGTGCGATTCCGGCGGTGATGGCGGCGCTCTTGATCATCCAAGTGAGATCACCGGGCTCAAGTGGGCCTGTGAGTCCGTTGCATGGCGACATTCTAAAAGCGCCGGCCAATCACTGA
- a CDS encoding IclR family transcriptional regulator, with the protein MEKPRDTGKQKVRSAEVGTDILKALAELSPATSLSRLAEHVQMPASKVHRYLQALIASGFAEQNTATNHYGLGREALRVGLAALGSMDVLKVGALPLAELRDELNETCFLAVWGNQGATVVHIEPAVRAVTVVTQLGSVLPLLSSSTGLVFSAFLPSRETVELREREIQAGIAHALADDQAYATTCEQIRARGLHFVHGLLMPGVDALSAPVFNAVGQVAAVMTVVGPTSLFHADEDGPAAQHLLAATRAVSWRMGYQP; encoded by the coding sequence ATGGAAAAGCCCCGCGACACAGGCAAACAGAAAGTCCGCTCGGCCGAAGTGGGCACCGACATCCTCAAGGCCCTGGCCGAACTGTCGCCGGCCACGTCGCTGTCGCGCCTGGCCGAGCATGTGCAAATGCCGGCCAGCAAGGTGCATCGTTATCTTCAGGCGTTGATCGCCTCGGGGTTTGCCGAACAGAACACCGCCACCAACCATTACGGTCTCGGCCGCGAAGCGTTGCGCGTGGGCCTGGCGGCGCTGGGCAGCATGGACGTGTTGAAAGTCGGCGCCCTGCCCCTGGCGGAACTGCGCGATGAGCTGAATGAAACCTGCTTCCTGGCGGTATGGGGCAACCAGGGCGCGACCGTGGTGCATATCGAACCGGCAGTGCGTGCGGTGACGGTGGTGACGCAATTGGGCTCGGTGTTGCCGCTGCTCAGTTCGTCCACCGGCTTGGTATTCAGCGCCTTCCTGCCCTCGCGGGAAACCGTGGAGTTGCGTGAACGGGAGATCCAGGCCGGTATCGCCCACGCCCTGGCCGACGATCAGGCCTACGCGACCACGTGTGAACAGATCCGTGCCCGTGGCCTGCACTTTGTGCATGGCTTGCTGATGCCGGGTGTGGATGCACTGTCGGCGCCGGTGTTCAACGCCGTCGGGCAAGTGGCGGCGGTGATGACCGTGGTCGGTCCCACCTCGCTGTTCCACGCCGATGAAGACGGCCCGGCGGCGCAGCACTTGCTGGCCGCGACCCGGGCCGTGAGTTGGCGCATGGGTTATCAGCCCTGA
- the maiA gene encoding maleylacetoacetate isomerase, translating into MELYTYYRSTASYRVRIALALKGLDFRAVPVNLLVPAGGANRQPEYLAINPQGRVPALRTDDGELLIQSPAIIEYLDERYPQAPLLSKDLATRAHERAVASIIGCDIHPLHNSSTQNLLRQWGHDEAQLLEWIGHWISQGLGAVEQLIGDTGFCFGEQPGMADAFLIPQLYAAERFKVPLAAYPRIGRVAALAAQHPAFIQAHPANQPDTP; encoded by the coding sequence ATGGAACTCTATACCTACTACCGCTCCACCGCGTCGTACCGGGTGCGCATCGCCCTGGCGCTCAAGGGCCTGGATTTTCGTGCGGTGCCGGTCAACCTGCTGGTGCCGGCCGGTGGCGCGAACCGCCAGCCCGAGTACCTGGCGATCAACCCGCAGGGCCGCGTGCCTGCCCTGCGCACCGATGACGGCGAGCTGTTGATCCAGTCACCGGCGATCATCGAGTACCTCGACGAACGTTATCCACAGGCGCCGCTGCTTTCCAAGGACCTGGCAACCCGCGCCCACGAACGCGCGGTGGCGTCGATCATTGGCTGCGATATTCATCCGTTGCACAACTCCAGCACCCAGAACCTGTTGCGCCAGTGGGGGCATGACGAAGCGCAACTGCTGGAATGGATCGGCCATTGGATCAGCCAGGGCCTGGGCGCGGTGGAACAGTTGATTGGCGACACAGGGTTTTGCTTTGGGGAGCAGCCAGGCATGGCGGATGCGTTTCTGATTCCGCAGCTGTATGCGGCGGAGCGCTTCAAGGTGCCGTTGGCGGCGTATCCGCGTATCGGCCGGGTGGCGGCGTTGGCCGCGCAGCATCCGGCCTTTATTCAGGCGCACCCTGCCAATCAACCTGACACCCCCTAA
- the hmgA gene encoding homogentisate 1,2-dioxygenase — protein sequence MNLEYLSGFGNEFASEALPGALPVGQNSPQKAPYGLYTELFSGTAFTMVRSEARRTWLYRIQPSANHPAFVKLERQLAGGPLGAVTPNRLRWNPLDIPAEPTDFIDGLVGMVANSGSEKPAGISIYNYCANRSMERVFFNADGELLIVPEQGRLRIATELGVLDVEPLEIAVLPRGLKFRVELLDAQARGYVAENHGAPLRLPDLGPIGSNGLANPRDFLTPVAHYENLQQPTTLVQKFLGELWGCELDHSPLNVVAWHGNNVPYKYDLRRFNTIGTVSFDHPDPSIFTVLTSPTSVHGLANLDFVIFPPRWMVAENTFRPPWFHRNLMNEYMGLIQGAYDAKAEGFLPGGASLHSCMSAHGPDGETCTKAINVELAPHKIDNTMAFMFETSQVLRPTQFALDCPQLQPSYDACWASLPVTFNPNRR from the coding sequence ATGAACCTCGAATACCTCTCGGGCTTCGGCAATGAATTCGCCAGCGAAGCCCTGCCCGGCGCATTGCCGGTCGGCCAGAACTCCCCGCAAAAAGCGCCCTACGGGCTGTACACCGAACTCTTCTCCGGTACGGCCTTCACCATGGTGCGCAGCGAAGCCCGGCGTACCTGGCTGTACCGCATCCAGCCGTCGGCCAATCACCCGGCGTTCGTCAAGTTGGAGCGCCAGCTCGCCGGCGGACCGCTGGGCGCGGTGACGCCAAACCGGTTGCGTTGGAACCCGTTGGATATTCCCGCTGAACCGACGGACTTTATCGACGGCCTTGTCGGCATGGTCGCCAACTCCGGGTCGGAAAAACCCGCAGGCATCAGCATTTACAACTATTGCGCCAACCGCTCGATGGAACGGGTGTTCTTCAATGCCGATGGCGAACTGCTGATCGTCCCCGAGCAGGGCCGCCTGCGCATCGCCACCGAGCTGGGCGTGCTGGACGTTGAGCCGCTGGAGATTGCCGTACTGCCACGCGGCCTGAAATTCCGCGTCGAACTGCTGGATGCCCAAGCCCGCGGCTACGTCGCCGAGAACCATGGCGCCCCCCTGCGCTTGCCGGACCTCGGCCCCATCGGCAGCAATGGCCTGGCTAACCCGCGTGACTTCCTCACGCCGGTCGCGCATTACGAGAACCTGCAGCAACCGACCACCCTGGTGCAGAAATTCCTCGGCGAACTGTGGGGCTGTGAGCTCGACCACTCGCCGCTCAATGTGGTCGCCTGGCACGGCAACAATGTGCCGTACAAATACGACCTGCGCCGTTTCAACACCATCGGCACCGTCAGCTTCGATCACCCCGACCCGTCGATCTTCACCGTGTTGACCTCGCCCACCAGTGTGCACGGCCTGGCCAACCTCGACTTCGTGATCTTCCCGCCGCGCTGGATGGTGGCCGAGAACACCTTCCGGCCGCCGTGGTTCCATCGCAACCTGATGAACGAATACATGGGCCTGATCCAGGGGGCCTACGACGCCAAGGCCGAAGGCTTCCTGCCCGGCGGCGCGTCGCTGCACAGCTGCATGAGCGCCCACGGCCCGGACGGCGAAACCTGCACCAAGGCGATCAACGTCGAGCTGGCGCCGCACAAGATCGATAACACCATGGCCTTCATGTTCGAGACCAGCCAAGTGCTGCGCCCGACCCAATTCGCCCTGGACTGCCCGCAACTGCAACCCTCTTATGACGCGTGCTGGGCCTCGCTGCCCGTCACCTTCAACCCGAACCGGAGATAA
- the dacB gene encoding D-alanyl-D-alanine carboxypeptidase/D-alanyl-D-alanine-endopeptidase, with the protein MPFGKLIYTSALLLLLSGCASVSQTTSLDQLLADPALHGATVSLTVRDARSGNMLYQHNPRTRLVPASNLKLLTTAAAMDVLGPQYRFATQLLSNGTRQGERLGGNLYLRGLGDPTLQWADYQALAAQLASQGIRQVQGDLVFDDSWFDAERLGVDWSHDDESTYYGAQISALTVSPNADFDAGTVLVTAKAPVRVGQPVGVEIFPPTDYLQLSNRAVSGPGNSYGINRRHGTNLLQLSGALAPGKQSKQLLSVWEPTQLVANLFEQALAQQGITVLGRRVMGGASPATANVLAEHQSAPLQELITPLLKLSNNNMSEALLKAMGRKASNSGTASAGVVAVAGFMQRQGLDTTMLRQVDGSGLSRLNLVSSQTLTDLLLVASKQPWFDAWYNALPIAGNRDRMTGGSLRWRLRKTPAADNLHAKTGSMVGVSSLGGYITDAHGRRLVFSMISNNYLASGAQIKALENRVALTLANW; encoded by the coding sequence ATGCCATTTGGAAAGTTGATCTACACCAGCGCACTTCTGTTGTTACTCAGCGGTTGCGCCAGCGTTTCGCAAACCACTTCCCTCGACCAACTCCTGGCCGACCCGGCGCTGCACGGCGCCACGGTGTCGCTGACGGTGCGTGATGCCCGCAGTGGCAACATGCTCTATCAGCACAACCCACGCACGCGTCTGGTGCCGGCCTCCAACCTCAAGTTGTTGACCACGGCGGCGGCGATGGATGTGCTGGGCCCGCAATACCGTTTTGCCACGCAACTGTTGAGCAATGGCACCCGGCAGGGCGAGCGCCTGGGCGGCAATCTCTACCTGCGCGGCCTGGGCGACCCGACCCTGCAATGGGCCGACTATCAGGCCCTGGCCGCGCAATTGGCCAGCCAGGGCATCCGCCAGGTGCAGGGCGACCTGGTGTTCGACGACAGCTGGTTTGATGCCGAGCGCTTGGGGGTCGACTGGTCCCACGATGACGAAAGCACCTACTACGGCGCGCAGATTTCGGCGCTGACCGTGTCACCCAATGCGGATTTTGATGCAGGCACCGTGCTGGTCACGGCCAAGGCGCCGGTGCGGGTCGGCCAGCCGGTGGGCGTGGAGATCTTCCCTCCCACCGACTACCTGCAACTGAGCAATCGCGCGGTCAGCGGGCCAGGCAACAGCTATGGCATCAACCGTCGCCACGGCACCAACCTGCTGCAGCTCAGCGGTGCGCTGGCGCCGGGTAAACAGAGCAAGCAACTGCTCAGTGTCTGGGAACCGACGCAATTGGTCGCCAACCTGTTCGAGCAGGCGCTGGCGCAGCAGGGCATCACCGTGCTCGGCCGTCGCGTGATGGGCGGCGCAAGCCCGGCCACGGCGAACGTGTTGGCCGAGCACCAGTCGGCGCCGTTGCAAGAATTGATTACGCCGCTGCTCAAGCTGTCGAACAACAATATGTCCGAAGCCTTGCTCAAGGCCATGGGCCGCAAAGCGTCGAATAGCGGGACAGCGTCGGCAGGCGTGGTGGCGGTGGCGGGCTTCATGCAGCGCCAGGGGCTGGATACGACGATGTTGAGGCAGGTTGACGGCTCGGGCCTGTCGCGGCTGAACCTGGTGTCTTCGCAAACCCTCACCGACCTGTTGCTGGTCGCAAGCAAACAGCCCTGGTTCGACGCCTGGTACAACGCGCTGCCGATTGCCGGCAACCGCGATCGCATGACCGGCGGCAGCCTGCGCTGGCGCCTGCGCAAGACCCCGGCGGCAGATAACCTGCACGCCAAGACTGGCTCCATGGTCGGCGTCTCTTCGTTGGGTGGCTACATCACCGACGCCCACGGGCGCCGCTTGGTGTTCTCGATGATCAGCAACAACTACCTGGCCAGTGGCGCGCAGATCAAAGCCCTGGAAAACCGCGTCGCGCTGACCCTGGCCAACTGGTGA
- the fahA gene encoding fumarylacetoacetase produces the protein MTQPTTTRSWVASANGHADFPLQNLPLGIFSHNGSAPRSGVAIGDAILDLHAAIDAFEGEARRAVEATAGGQLNDFFALGRGPRVALRERLLELLAEGSPLQAREAQVLHRAADCQMHLPAKISDYTDFYVGIEHAQNVGKLFRPDNPLLPNYKYVPIGYHGRASTVRPSGTDVRRPKGQTLPAGQTEPSFGPCARLDYELELGIWIGQGNAMGDSIAIGDAAEHIAGFCLLNDWSARDIQAWEYQPLGPFLSKSFITTVSPWVVTAEALAPFRKAQPARPEGDPQPLPYLLDKRDQAAGALDIELEVLLTTAAMREQNLPAQRLALSNSLHMYWTVAQLVAHHSVNGCQLQPGDLFGSGTLSGPQEGQFGSLLEMTEGGKKVVELPSGEVRKFLEDGDEIILRARCNREGFASIGFGECRGTVVAAR, from the coding sequence ATGACTCAGCCCACCACGACCCGCAGCTGGGTAGCCTCCGCCAACGGTCACGCCGATTTCCCATTGCAAAACCTGCCCCTGGGCATCTTCAGCCACAACGGCTCGGCGCCGCGCAGTGGCGTGGCGATAGGCGACGCGATCCTGGACCTGCACGCGGCCATCGACGCGTTCGAAGGCGAAGCCCGGCGTGCCGTCGAAGCCACGGCCGGTGGCCAGTTGAACGACTTTTTCGCACTGGGTCGCGGCCCGCGCGTGGCCCTGCGCGAGCGCCTGCTGGAACTGCTCGCCGAAGGCAGCCCGCTGCAAGCGCGAGAGGCCCAGGTGCTGCATCGCGCCGCCGATTGCCAGATGCACCTGCCAGCGAAAATCAGCGATTACACCGACTTCTACGTCGGCATCGAGCACGCGCAGAACGTTGGCAAACTGTTCCGTCCGGATAACCCATTGCTGCCCAACTACAAGTACGTGCCGATTGGCTACCACGGTCGCGCCTCGACCGTTCGCCCGTCCGGTACGGACGTGCGCCGCCCCAAAGGCCAGACGCTGCCGGCCGGCCAGACCGAACCGAGCTTCGGCCCCTGCGCACGCCTGGACTACGAGCTGGAGCTGGGCATCTGGATTGGCCAGGGCAATGCCATGGGCGACTCGATTGCGATTGGCGACGCGGCCGAGCATATCGCCGGTTTCTGCCTGCTCAACGACTGGTCGGCGCGGGACATCCAGGCCTGGGAATACCAGCCGCTGGGGCCATTCCTGTCGAAAAGCTTCATCACCACCGTCTCGCCGTGGGTCGTCACCGCCGAAGCCCTGGCGCCGTTCCGCAAGGCACAACCGGCGCGTCCTGAAGGCGACCCGCAACCGCTGCCGTACCTGCTGGATAAACGCGACCAGGCGGCGGGTGCGCTGGACATCGAACTGGAAGTGCTGCTGACCACCGCCGCCATGCGCGAGCAGAACCTGCCGGCCCAGCGCCTGGCCCTGAGCAACAGCTTGCATATGTACTGGACCGTCGCCCAGTTGGTGGCGCATCACAGCGTCAACGGTTGCCAATTGCAGCCCGGTGACCTGTTTGGTTCGGGCACCTTGTCCGGGCCGCAGGAAGGCCAGTTTGGCAGCCTGCTGGAAATGACCGAGGGCGGTAAAAAGGTGGTCGAGTTGCCTTCCGGCGAAGTGCGCAAGTTTCTTGAAGACGGTGACGAAATCATCCTGCGCGCCCGCTGCAACCGCGAAGGGTTTGCCTCCATCGGCTTCGGCGAGTGCCGTGGCACGGTAGTCGCCGCACGTTAA